The following are encoded in a window of Panicum virgatum strain AP13 chromosome 5N, P.virgatum_v5, whole genome shotgun sequence genomic DNA:
- the LOC120672465 gene encoding coronatine-insensitive protein homolog 1a-like, whose translation MGGEVPEPRRLSRALGGGGGVPEEALHLVFGYVDDPRDREAASLVCRRWHRIDALSRKHVTVGFCYAVEPARLLARFPRLESLALKGKPRAAMYGLIPEDWGAYAAPWVAQLAAPLDCLKAVHLRRMTVTDEDIAVLVRARGHMLQVLKLDKCSDFSTDALRLIARSCRSLRTLFLEECIIDDKGSEWLHELAVNNSVLVTLNFYMTDLKVEPSDLEILAKNCKSLLSLKMSDCDLSDLIGFLQTSKALQEFAGGSFCEVGEYTKYEKVKFPPRLCFLGGLTFMGKNEMPIIFPFSATLKKLDLQYTLLTTEDHCQIIAKCPNLLVLEVRNVIGDSGLEVVADTCKKLRRLRIERGEDDPGQEEQGGVSQIGLTRVAVGCRELEYIAAYVSDITNGALESIGTFCKNLYDFRLVLLDQQREITDLPLDNGVRALLRNCTKLRRFAFYLRPGALSDVGLGYIGRYSGNIQYMLLGNVGESDNGLIQFAMGCTNLRKLELRSCCFSERALAVAVLQMPSLRYIWVQGYRASPTGQDLLLMARPFWNIEFAPPSPENVYRMMADGQPCVDNQAQVLAYYSLAGRRPDCPQWLVTLHPA comes from the exons ATGGGCGGCGAGGTGCCGGAGCCGCGCCGGCTGAGCcgcgcgctcggcggcggcggcggcgtccccgaGGAGGCGCTGCACCTCGTGTTCGGCTACGTGGACGACCCGCGCGACCGGGAGGCCGCCTCGCTCGTGTGCCGCCGCTGGCACCGCATCGACGCGCTCTCGCGCAAGCACGTCACCGTCGGCTTCTGCTACGCCGTGGAGCCCGCGCGGCTGCTGGCCAGGTTCCCGCGCCTCGAGTCGCTCGCGCTCAAGGGGAAGCCCCGCGCCGCCATGTACGGGCTCATACCCGAGGACTGGGGCGCCTACGCCGCGCCCTGGGTCGcccagctcgccgcgccgctcgactGCCTCAAGGCGGTCCACCTGCGCCGCATGaccgtcaccgacgaggacatCGCTGTGCTCGTCCGCGCGCGCGGCCACATGCTGCAGGTGCTCAAGCTCGACAAGTGCTCCGACTTCTCTACGGACGCCCTCCGCCTCATCGCCCGCTCTTGCAG ATCTCTGAGAACTTTGTTCCTGGAAGAATGCATAATTGACGATAAGGGCAGTGAATGGCTCCATGAACTGGCTGTCAACAACTCTGTTCTTGTGACACTAAACTTCTACATGACTGATCTCAAAGTGGAGCCATCAGATCTGGAGATTCTTGCAAAGAACTGTAAATCACTGCTTTCTTTGAAGATGAGTGATTGTGATCTTTCGGATCTGATTGGTTTTCTGCAAACCTCCAAAGCATTACAAGAATTTGCTGGAGGATCGTTTTGTGAAGTAGGAGAGTACACCAAGTATGAAAAGGTTAAATTCCCACCCAGACTATGCTTCTTGGGGGGACTTACCTTCATGGGTAAAAATGAGATGCCTATTATCTTTCCATTTTCCGCGACATTGAAGAAACTGGATTTGCAGTACACTTTGCTCACCACTGAAGATCATTGCCAGATTATTGCTAAATGCCCCAACCTACTTGTTCTTGAG GTGAGGAATGTGATTGGGGACAGCGGACTAGAAGTTGTTGCTGATACGTGCAAGAAGCTACGAAGACTCCGAATTGAGCGAGGGGAGGATGATCCAGGTCAAGAAGAGCAAGGAGGAGTCTCTCAGATAGGCTTGACAAGGGTAGCTGTTGGTTGCCGTGAACTGGAGTACATAGCTGCCTATGTATCTGATATCACCAACGGAGCCCTGGAATCCATTGGGACTTTCTGCAAGAATCTCTATGACTTCCGGCTTGTTCTACTTGACCAGCAGAGGGAAATAACAGACCTGCCGCTTGACAATGGTGTCCGTGCTCTGTTGAGGAACTGCACCAAGCTCCGGAGGTTTGCCTTCTACCTGAGACCGGGAGCGCTTTCTGATGTAGGCCTTGGCTACATTGGTCGATACAGTGGAAACATCCAGTACATGCTGCTCGGCAACGTCGGTGAGTCGGACAATGGTTTGATCCAGTTTGCAATGGGGTGCACCAACCTGCGGAAGCTGGAGCTGAGGAGCTGCTGCTTCAGCGAGCGAGCCCTGGCAGTCGCCGTTCTCCAGATGCCCTCGCTGAGGTACATATGGGTGCAGGGGTACAGGGCCTCTCCAACAGGCCAGGACCTCCTGCTCATGGCCAGGCCCTTCTGGAACATCGAGTTTGCACCTCCCAGCCCCGAGAACGTATATCGGATGATGGCAGATGGACAGCCTTGTGTTGATAACCAAGCTCAGGTTCTTGCAT